The Dioscorea cayenensis subsp. rotundata cultivar TDr96_F1 chromosome 7, TDr96_F1_v2_PseudoChromosome.rev07_lg8_w22 25.fasta, whole genome shotgun sequence genome includes a region encoding these proteins:
- the LOC120265142 gene encoding scopoletin glucosyltransferase-like — protein sequence MSGWDADVTMNGVMWIKKGDEDYNILAGTSKSSTELLVTPQDIYPFLHLSLSLSLSQLYCPFVVTKTQDLHILFFPYIAPGHMLPMINMAKLFANRGVRTTILTTPANTFLLKPIISNSPLELALIPFSFTTATGLREGYENLTTLPSQDLIPNFKQAVSMLSQPFHQTFTQHHPKVIIIDIFLPWTIEITSKLTIPQLIFNGTGFFPLCLITIQQIYNPYQTLQAKTKSFLVPRIPQWIELLKTQVLDICKTNKERQDFFLHVKEAEKRSYGVVMNSFYELEPDYVEHYRTVTRCRAWHIGHVSLCNENMINSDDRNHECLCWLDLKEPESVLYVCFRSLSSFSGEQIREMALGLEASNHAFIWSLILNHKVVGGFMIHCGWNSTLEDVLKIGVAVGMKEHVMRPEDRPLIHWINIERVVSCMTSIGGVKAEAMRMRARKLREMAKSAIMEDGSSYTELT from the exons atgagtggGTGGGATGCTGATGTGACCATGAACGGGGTGATGTGGATTAAAAAGGGTGATGAGGATTATAACATCCTTGCTGGCACTTCCAAGTCATCAACTGAGCT TTTGGTGACTCCACAGGATATTTACCCTTTCCttcacctctctctctctctttctctctctcagcTCTACTGTCCATTCGTGGTGACCAAAACCCAAGATCTTCACATCCTCTTCTTTCCATACATTGCACCAGGCCACATGCTCCCCATGATCAACATGGCCAAGTTGTTTGCCAACCGTGGAGTAAGAACCACCATCCTCACCACCCCTGCTAACACTTTccttctcaaacccatcattTCAAACTCCCCACTAGAACTAGCCCTAATTCCCTTCTCTTTTACCACAGCAACAGGCCTCCGTGAAGGCTATGAAAACCTCACCACCCTCCCCTCACAAGACCTCATCCCCAACTTCAAGCAAGCCGTCTCCATGCTCTCCCAACCCTTCCACCAAACCTTCACACAACACCACCCCAAAGTAATCATAATTGACATCTTCCTTCCTTGGACCATTGAAATCACATCCAAGCTCACCATCCCCCAACTAATTTTTAATGGCACTGGCTTCTTTCCTTTGTGTCTCATTACCATCCAACAAATCTATAATCCTTACCAGACCTTGCAAGCTAAAACCAAGTCCTTCTTGGTTCCTAGAATCCCTCAATGGATTGAGCTACTCAAGACTCAAGTTCTAGAtatatgcaaaacaaacaaagagcGTCAAGATTTCTTCCTTCATGTTAAGGAGGCAGAGAAGAGAAGTTACGGCGTGGTGATGAATAGTTTCTATGAGCTGGAACCGGACTACGTTGAACACTACCGCACAGTCACTAGATGTCGAGCTTGGCACATCGGTCATGTGTCTTTGTGCAATGAGAACATGATCAATAGTGATGATAGAAATCATGAGTGTTTGTGTTGGCTTGATCTGAAGGAACCTGAATCTGTTCTATATGTTTGTTTTAGAAGCTTGTCTAGCTTCTCCGGTGAGCAGATACGTGAGATGGCTTTGGGTCTTGAAGCTTCTAATCATGCATTCATTTGG TCATTGATATTGAATCATAAAGTTGTTGGTGGGTTCATGATTCACTGTGGATGGAACTCCACTCTTGAAG ATGTGTTGAAGATTGGTGTTGCTGTTGGGATGAAGGAACATGTGATGAGGCCTGAGGATAGGCCTTTGATTCATTGGATAAATATAGAGAGAGTTGTGAGCTGCATGACCAGTATTGGTGGGGTTAAAGCTGAGGCCATGAGGATGAGAGCTAGAAAGCTGAGAGAGATGGCAAAGAGTGCTATCATGGAGGATGGCTCTTCTTATACTGAGTTAACTTAG